Proteins co-encoded in one Halorussus vallis genomic window:
- a CDS encoding S66 family peptidase yields MSEFVVPPALERGDRVAVVAPAGGSAARYPHVYELGLERLREIFDLEPVEFPTATKDDEYLYDHPEARARDVMDAFADPDIAGVVSTIGGWDQVRILKHLDPEVLVENPTRFYGISDNTNLALSLWNLGVVSFYGGTVMTDLAIQGEMHDYTVEHLERAFFADDLGAFGELRPAERFTDHDLDWEDPDNLDRTREMESNSGWTWRGAETAVSGRTWGGCLETLDMQLRTGRYLPAPEDLDGRVLLLETSEELPDAMHVREILVGMGERGLLERFAGVLVGRAKARNLFEDPGPEGRRAYRERQREAIAEVLAEYNPDAPVVFDLDFGHTAPTVPVPVGGRVEIDPASETVAFGE; encoded by the coding sequence ATGAGCGAATTCGTCGTCCCGCCAGCCCTGGAGCGCGGCGACCGCGTCGCGGTCGTCGCGCCCGCCGGCGGCAGCGCCGCGCGGTACCCGCACGTCTACGAACTCGGACTCGAACGCCTCCGCGAGATCTTCGACCTCGAACCCGTCGAGTTCCCGACCGCGACGAAGGACGACGAGTACCTCTACGACCACCCCGAGGCGCGCGCCCGGGACGTGATGGACGCCTTCGCCGACCCGGACATCGCGGGCGTCGTGTCGACCATCGGTGGCTGGGACCAGGTTCGGATTCTGAAGCACCTCGACCCCGAGGTGCTCGTGGAGAACCCCACGCGGTTCTACGGCATCAGCGACAACACCAACCTCGCGCTCTCCCTCTGGAACCTCGGCGTCGTCTCGTTCTACGGCGGGACCGTGATGACCGACCTCGCCATACAGGGCGAGATGCACGACTACACCGTCGAGCACCTCGAACGCGCGTTCTTCGCCGACGACCTCGGCGCGTTCGGTGAGTTGCGGCCCGCCGAGCGGTTCACCGACCACGACCTCGACTGGGAGGACCCCGACAACCTCGACCGTACTCGCGAGATGGAGTCCAATTCCGGGTGGACCTGGCGCGGGGCCGAGACGGCCGTCTCGGGCCGAACGTGGGGCGGGTGTCTGGAGACGCTCGACATGCAACTTCGGACAGGCCGGTACCTCCCCGCGCCCGAGGACCTCGACGGGCGGGTCCTCCTGCTCGAAACGTCCGAGGAACTCCCCGACGCGATGCACGTCCGCGAGATTCTGGTCGGGATGGGCGAGCGCGGCCTGCTGGAGCGGTTCGCGGGCGTGCTCGTCGGCCGGGCGAAGGCCCGGAACCTCTTCGAGGACCCCGGCCCCGAGGGTCGCCGGGCGTACCGCGAGCGCCAGCGCGAGGCGATAGCCGAGGTGCTCGCGGAGTACAACCCGGACGCGCCGGTCGTCTTCGACCTCGACTTCGGTCACACCGCGCCGACCGTGCCGGTGCCGGTCGGCGGACGCGTCGAAATCGACCCCGCGAGCGAGACGGTCGCGTTCGGGGAGTGA
- a CDS encoding pyridoxal-phosphate-dependent aminotransferase family protein, with the protein MREDFLLLNPGPVPVTREVRQAMSEPMVSHRSAEFEAVYERAQDALDYVFTESTLDGSSTASDGTSLIFNGTATMAMEAAVANLVGDGGDVVALVNGKFGRRFKRIADRYASVDAVDATWGQSLDLDEVAEAVDDDTDVVTMVHNETSTGLLNPVEEVGEIAAEHDATFVVDGVTSIGGDEFRVDDWNVDVAVTDAQKCLAAPPGTSAMYATEAAQEQFDGDAAPFYEDLDWHLRKAESHQTPFTSAVPLFRGLAVAVEDIAEEGMPERIERHREQSKAFREAFRAMGLESFPERNEATEFSNTLTAISLPADVRENPDAFFDAVTERGVSISGGQAHLGGEIFRVSNMGGLSSEQILRGVRTIGEAFEAVGADVNAEAGVDAARDILR; encoded by the coding sequence ATGCGCGAGGACTTTCTCCTCTTGAATCCGGGTCCGGTCCCCGTCACGCGCGAGGTGCGACAGGCGATGAGCGAACCGATGGTCTCGCACCGTTCCGCGGAGTTCGAGGCCGTCTACGAGCGGGCGCAGGACGCGCTCGACTACGTCTTCACCGAGTCGACGCTCGACGGGTCTTCGACCGCGAGCGACGGCACCAGTCTCATCTTCAACGGCACCGCGACGATGGCGATGGAGGCCGCGGTCGCCAACCTCGTCGGCGACGGCGGAGACGTCGTCGCGCTCGTCAACGGGAAGTTCGGCCGGCGATTCAAGCGAATCGCCGACCGGTACGCCTCGGTCGACGCCGTCGATGCGACGTGGGGGCAGTCCCTCGACCTCGACGAAGTCGCCGAGGCGGTCGACGACGACACCGACGTGGTGACGATGGTCCACAACGAAACCTCCACGGGCCTGCTGAACCCCGTCGAGGAGGTCGGCGAAATCGCCGCCGAGCATGACGCCACCTTCGTCGTCGACGGCGTGACCTCCATCGGCGGCGACGAGTTCCGCGTCGACGACTGGAACGTCGACGTGGCAGTCACCGACGCTCAGAAGTGCCTGGCCGCGCCGCCGGGCACCTCCGCGATGTACGCCACCGAGGCCGCCCAGGAGCAGTTCGACGGCGACGCCGCGCCCTTCTACGAGGACCTCGACTGGCACCTCCGGAAGGCCGAGTCCCACCAGACGCCCTTTACGAGCGCGGTCCCGCTCTTCCGGGGCCTCGCGGTCGCGGTCGAGGACATCGCCGAGGAGGGGATGCCCGAGCGCATCGAGCGCCACCGCGAGCAGTCGAAGGCGTTCCGCGAGGCCTTCCGCGCGATGGGACTGGAGAGTTTCCCCGAGCGTAACGAGGCCACGGAGTTCTCGAACACGCTGACGGCCATCTCGCTGCCCGCCGACGTGCGCGAGAACCCCGACGCCTTCTTCGACGCCGTGACGGAGCGCGGCGTCTCCATCAGCGGCGGGCAGGCTCACCTCGGCGGCGAGATCTTCCGCGTGAGCAACATGGGCGGCCTCTCCAGCGAGCAGATTCTGCGCGGCGTGCGCACCATCGGCGAGGCCTTCGAGGCGGTTGGCGCCGACGTGAACGCGGAAGCGGGCGTCGACGCGGCCCGCGATATCCTGCGGTAG
- a CDS encoding excinuclease ABC subunit C — MDGDAVRARAAELPREPGVYQFQDGETVLYVGKAVELRDRVRSYADPRGRRIRRMVERADRIDYSVTDTETQALLLEANLIKRFQPRYNVRLKDDKSYPLVELTDHEFPRIEVTRDPDPEASATRGTDGPRVFGPFTKKTRVETVVKALRETYGVRGCSDHKFANRDRPCLDYDIGLCTAPCTGEIGREGYLADVESVVRFFEGETGVLADPLRREMERAAQGQEFERAANLRDKLEAVENFHGGAGEAVASQRDERSVDVLGVALEGESATVARLHSEAGQLVERERHAVSIPDADETSEADADEASAGARDEEARPGAVLAAFVPQYYAERRLPDALLLSERPDDRDVLDWLEREGVAVRVPGAGREATLVDLALKNARRGSSQPDALAALRDELNLSRVPKRIEGFDVSHAQGTAAVGSDVTFVDGSAEKSDYRRKKLRDENDDYANMYDLVRWRADRAVEGRDDRPDPDLLLIDGGEGQLGAARDALTDARWDVPAIALAKAEELVVTPDGSPASEARGSSSRAKRSYVTYDWPNDAAHLHVLQRVRDEAHRFAVQYHQTLRDDVSTELDNVPGIGPQTRRKLLRRFGSVEGIRKASPTELRAVEGVGEKTAETLATQL, encoded by the coding sequence ATGGATGGGGACGCGGTCCGGGCGCGCGCGGCCGAATTGCCGCGCGAACCCGGCGTCTATCAGTTCCAAGATGGAGAGACGGTCCTCTACGTCGGCAAGGCCGTCGAGCTACGCGACCGGGTGCGGTCGTACGCCGACCCGCGGGGCAGGCGCATCCGGCGGATGGTCGAGCGCGCCGACCGCATCGACTACTCGGTCACCGACACCGAAACCCAGGCGCTACTCCTCGAAGCGAACCTCATCAAGCGGTTCCAGCCGCGGTACAACGTCCGGCTGAAGGACGACAAGTCCTACCCCCTCGTGGAACTCACCGACCACGAGTTCCCCCGCATCGAGGTCACCCGCGACCCCGACCCGGAGGCCAGCGCCACCCGCGGCACCGACGGCCCGCGGGTGTTCGGCCCGTTCACGAAGAAGACCCGGGTCGAGACGGTCGTGAAGGCCCTGCGGGAAACCTACGGCGTCCGGGGCTGTTCGGACCACAAGTTCGCCAACCGCGACCGGCCCTGCCTCGACTACGACATCGGACTCTGCACCGCGCCCTGCACCGGCGAAATCGGCCGAGAGGGCTATCTGGCGGACGTGGAGTCGGTCGTTCGGTTCTTCGAGGGCGAAACCGGCGTGCTCGCCGACCCACTCCGCCGGGAGATGGAGCGGGCCGCCCAGGGCCAGGAGTTCGAGCGCGCGGCGAACCTCCGGGACAAACTCGAAGCCGTCGAGAACTTCCACGGCGGCGCGGGCGAGGCGGTCGCCAGCCAGCGCGACGAGCGCTCCGTCGACGTGCTCGGCGTCGCGCTCGAAGGCGAGTCGGCGACGGTCGCACGCCTCCACAGCGAGGCCGGTCAACTGGTCGAGCGCGAACGGCACGCCGTCTCGATACCCGATGCGGACGAGACGAGCGAGGCCGACGCCGACGAGGCGAGCGCTGGCGCTCGCGACGAGGAAGCCCGACCCGGGGCCGTCCTCGCGGCGTTCGTCCCGCAGTACTACGCCGAGCGCCGGTTGCCCGACGCCCTCCTGCTCTCGGAGCGCCCCGACGACCGGGACGTGCTCGACTGGCTCGAACGCGAGGGCGTGGCGGTCCGAGTGCCCGGCGCGGGCCGCGAGGCGACCCTCGTGGACCTCGCGCTCAAGAACGCCCGCCGGGGGTCGAGCCAACCCGACGCCCTCGCGGCGCTCCGCGACGAACTGAACTTGAGCCGGGTGCCCAAGCGCATCGAGGGGTTCGACGTGAGCCACGCCCAGGGTACCGCCGCGGTCGGGAGCGACGTCACCTTCGTCGACGGGTCGGCCGAGAAGTCCGACTACCGCCGGAAGAAGCTCCGGGACGAGAACGACGACTACGCCAACATGTACGACCTCGTGCGGTGGCGCGCCGACCGCGCCGTCGAGGGTCGCGACGACCGGCCGGACCCCGACCTCCTGCTCATCGACGGCGGCGAGGGCCAACTCGGCGCGGCCCGCGACGCGCTCACCGACGCCAGGTGGGACGTGCCCGCAATCGCGCTCGCGAAGGCGGAGGAACTGGTCGTGACGCCCGACGGCAGTCCCGCGAGCGAAGCGAGGGGGAGTTCGTCGCGAGCGAAGCGAAGCTACGTAACGTACGACTGGCCCAACGACGCGGCCCACCTCCACGTCCTCCAGCGGGTCCGCGACGAGGCCCACCGCTTCGCTGTCCAGTACCACCAGACGCTTCGGGACGACGTCTCGACCGAACTCGACAACGTGCCCGGCATCGGACCCCAGACCCGCCGAAAACTCCTCCGGCGCTTCGGGAGCGTCGAGGGCATCCGGAAGGCCTCGCCGACCGAGTTGCGGGCGGTCGAGGGCGTCGGGGAGAAGACGGCCGAGACGCTGGCGACTCAGCTCTGA
- a CDS encoding ABC transporter permease, producing the protein MTWQAVARKDFQDAVRSKWLWGMAAIFLGLFVGSAYFIGSNVPNDGSLTTDAFVRTLGQFVIALVIPLVATVASYSSVVGERESGTIKLLLSLPHSRKDAIVGKTVGRSAVVAVSILSGLVLALVVLAAYGVGVKILNYLAFVVLTVLLGVVFVSIAVAVSAATSTNRRAMLGTVGLYVLFTMLWTQVRRILSLFNDQLSLGLDTMTLVKYGLFIKYFNPVRAYETLLARLYTGSVLDARLYGAGRMEKQIITQRLGDVPFYLSDPVVVAQFLLWLLVPVAVGYWVFKDEDL; encoded by the coding sequence ATGACCTGGCAGGCGGTCGCCCGGAAGGACTTCCAGGACGCCGTGCGCTCGAAGTGGCTCTGGGGGATGGCGGCCATCTTCCTCGGCCTGTTCGTCGGGAGCGCGTACTTCATCGGGTCGAACGTCCCGAACGACGGGTCGCTCACCACCGACGCGTTCGTCCGGACGCTGGGCCAGTTCGTCATCGCGCTGGTCATCCCGCTGGTGGCGACGGTCGCCTCCTACAGTTCGGTCGTCGGCGAGCGCGAGTCGGGCACCATCAAGCTACTGCTGTCGCTGCCCCACTCCCGGAAGGACGCCATCGTCGGCAAGACCGTCGGCCGGAGCGCGGTCGTCGCGGTGTCGATACTGTCCGGACTCGTCCTCGCGCTCGTCGTGCTGGCGGCCTACGGCGTGGGCGTGAAGATACTCAACTACCTCGCGTTCGTCGTGTTGACGGTGCTGCTGGGCGTCGTCTTCGTCTCCATCGCGGTCGCGGTTTCGGCCGCGACCTCGACCAACCGCCGCGCGATGCTCGGCACGGTCGGCCTCTACGTGCTGTTCACGATGCTCTGGACCCAGGTTCGGCGCATCCTCAGCTTGTTCAACGACCAGCTCTCGCTCGGCCTCGACACGATGACTCTCGTGAAGTACGGGCTGTTCATCAAGTACTTCAACCCGGTCCGGGCGTACGAGACGCTGCTGGCGCGCCTCTACACGGGTAGCGTACTGGACGCTCGGCTGTACGGCGCCGGACGGATGGAGAAGCAGATCATCACCCAGCGGTTGGGCGACGTGCCGTTCTACCTCTCGGACCCGGTCGTGGTCGCGCAGTTCCTGCTGTGGCTGCTGGTGCCGGTCGCCGTGGGGTACTGGGTGTTCAAGGACGAGGACCTCTGA
- a CDS encoding MFS transporter codes for MSSPRRDRRLLAAVVFAVLLAQVLLYPGVPDLVAAVGATTTLDASMWFLAAEFAAFVAFAGVWGALSDVTGRRVPYIVAGAVGGSAGYFALALLPAALSLSFAEVLAVRVLQGATTIGAFSLSMTMLMDLEGGHGRNMGAAGIAIGLGTAVGAPLGGRLYGFGPLVPLYVAGGLLLCAAALALLVGRHAPPADSATAESADDSTGATPGRIAEALSVLADRPTLGVPYVFGFIDRFTAGFFALVGTVYFRQEFGLDAATTGILLGLFFVPFALLQYPFGVLSDRIGRTKPIVAGSAVYGLAVVGVGLAPTVATAGAAMVGVGVVGALMAPATMALVTDLATDADRGTAMAGFNVFGSLGFLAGIVVGGTVADEVGFLAAFLVAGALETAIALVSIPAFLKFDLGERGEGAAFGR; via the coding sequence GTGAGTTCCCCCCGACGCGATAGACGCCTCCTCGCCGCGGTCGTGTTCGCCGTCCTCCTCGCCCAGGTCCTCCTCTACCCCGGCGTCCCCGACCTCGTGGCGGCGGTCGGCGCGACCACGACCCTCGACGCGAGCATGTGGTTCCTCGCCGCGGAGTTCGCGGCGTTCGTGGCCTTCGCGGGCGTCTGGGGCGCGCTGAGCGACGTCACGGGGCGGCGCGTCCCGTACATCGTCGCGGGCGCCGTCGGCGGGTCGGCGGGCTACTTCGCGCTCGCGCTCCTGCCCGCGGCGCTCTCGCTGTCGTTCGCGGAGGTGCTGGCGGTCCGCGTCCTCCAGGGTGCGACCACCATCGGCGCGTTCTCGCTGTCGATGACGATGCTGATGGACCTCGAAGGCGGGCACGGCCGCAACATGGGCGCGGCCGGCATCGCCATCGGCCTCGGCACCGCCGTCGGCGCGCCGCTGGGCGGTCGGCTCTACGGTTTCGGCCCGCTCGTTCCGCTGTACGTCGCGGGTGGCCTGCTGCTCTGTGCGGCGGCGCTCGCGCTCCTCGTCGGCCGGCACGCGCCGCCGGCCGACTCCGCCACAGCGGAGTCGGCCGACGACTCGACCGGCGCGACTCCGGGTCGCATCGCGGAGGCGCTCTCCGTGCTGGCCGACCGGCCGACACTGGGCGTCCCGTACGTCTTCGGGTTCATCGACCGGTTCACGGCGGGGTTCTTCGCGCTCGTCGGCACCGTCTACTTCCGCCAGGAGTTCGGCCTCGACGCCGCGACGACCGGCATCCTGCTGGGTCTGTTCTTCGTCCCCTTCGCCCTGCTCCAGTACCCCTTCGGCGTCCTCTCGGACCGCATCGGCCGGACCAAACCCATCGTCGCGGGGTCGGCGGTGTACGGCCTTGCGGTGGTGGGCGTCGGCCTCGCGCCGACGGTCGCGACCGCCGGCGCGGCGATGGTCGGCGTCGGTGTCGTCGGCGCGCTGATGGCCCCGGCGACGATGGCGCTCGTGACCGACCTGGCGACCGACGCCGACCGCGGCACCGCGATGGCCGGGTTCAACGTCTTCGGGAGCCTCGGCTTCCTCGCCGGCATCGTCGTCGGCGGCACCGTCGCCGACGAGGTCGGCTTCCTCGCGGCGTTCCTCGTCGCGGGCGCGCTCGAAACCGCCATCGCGCTGGTGTCGATTCCGGCGTTCCTCAAGTTCGACCTCGGAGAGCGGGGCGAGGGCGCGGCGTTCGGTCGGTAG
- the ligA gene encoding NAD-dependent DNA ligase LigA: MSAASTDENPYVEEPPTDFAPVDELSEVEAAEQAGLLREAIRYHDHRYYVENDPVIADRTYDALFSRLQDLEESFDVWTEDSPTRRVGGEPLDELETVEHVAPMLSIDSSGEAEDVREFARRMEREAGDGVAYVCEPKFDGLSLEVVYEDGEYVRAATRGDGYEGDDVTENVRTIPTVPHRLRGDYPDFLAVRGEVHMPESDFQTHNRERVERGEDPFANPRNAAAGTLRQLDPSVTAERPLDVFFFDVLDSSREFESHWEQHETLPDWGLKVNDRVERVTDVEDAIDYRDRLMEDRPDLDYEIDGVVIKVDDLATCERLGATERHYRWAFAYKFPARSEVTTITDIAVQVGRTGRLTPVALLEPVDVGGVTVSRASLHNPEEIAELDVNVGDEVKVERAGDVIPYVADVVEKRGEGHYEFPDRCPVCDSAVEFDGPIAYCTGGLACPAQLRRAVAYYASDDGLDLDGLGGERVEQLIDAGLVEDSIADLYDVEKDDLLELEGWGETSAENLLAELDESKHPRLGDFLSALGVPRVGPATADDLAREFGSLDAVMDADREELEGVSGIGPKVAAQIRDFFDSEQNRRVVERLRAAGVDPEVEAVEGGDELAELTFVFTGSLDAYTRGEAQNLVEDHGANATTSISGNTDYLVVGEGAGTTKLEQADEEGVERLDEEEFEELLAENEVDVENE; the protein is encoded by the coding sequence ATGTCAGCGGCGAGCACGGACGAGAACCCCTACGTCGAGGAGCCGCCGACCGACTTCGCGCCGGTCGACGAACTGTCGGAGGTCGAGGCCGCCGAGCAGGCCGGCCTGCTCCGGGAGGCGATTCGGTACCACGACCACCGCTACTACGTCGAGAACGACCCAGTGATCGCCGACCGGACCTACGACGCGCTGTTCTCGCGGTTGCAGGACCTGGAGGAGAGCTTCGACGTCTGGACCGAGGACAGTCCGACCCGGCGGGTCGGCGGCGAACCCCTCGACGAACTGGAGACGGTCGAGCACGTCGCCCCGATGCTCTCCATCGACTCGTCAGGCGAGGCCGAGGACGTCCGGGAGTTCGCCCGGAGGATGGAGCGAGAGGCCGGCGACGGCGTCGCCTACGTCTGCGAACCCAAGTTCGACGGCCTCTCGCTGGAGGTCGTCTACGAGGACGGCGAGTACGTCCGGGCGGCGACCCGCGGCGACGGCTACGAGGGTGACGACGTGACCGAGAACGTCCGGACTATCCCGACCGTGCCCCACCGACTCCGCGGCGACTACCCCGACTTTCTGGCGGTCCGGGGCGAGGTCCACATGCCCGAGAGCGACTTCCAGACGCACAACCGCGAGCGCGTCGAACGCGGCGAGGACCCCTTCGCCAACCCCCGGAACGCCGCCGCCGGCACCCTGCGCCAACTCGACCCCTCGGTGACCGCCGAGCGACCGCTGGACGTGTTCTTCTTCGACGTACTCGACTCCTCCCGGGAGTTCGAATCTCACTGGGAGCAACACGAGACGCTTCCCGACTGGGGGCTGAAGGTCAACGACCGGGTCGAACGGGTCACGGACGTCGAGGACGCCATCGACTACCGCGACCGCCTGATGGAAGACCGCCCGGACCTCGACTACGAGATCGACGGCGTGGTCATCAAGGTCGACGACCTCGCGACCTGTGAGCGACTCGGCGCGACCGAGCGCCACTACCGGTGGGCGTTCGCCTACAAGTTCCCGGCGCGCTCGGAGGTCACGACCATCACCGACATCGCGGTCCAGGTCGGCCGGACGGGACGGCTCACCCCGGTCGCGCTGCTCGAACCGGTCGACGTCGGCGGGGTCACCGTCTCGCGGGCCAGCCTCCACAACCCCGAGGAGATCGCCGAGTTGGACGTGAACGTCGGCGACGAGGTGAAGGTCGAGCGCGCGGGCGACGTGATTCCGTACGTCGCCGACGTGGTCGAGAAACGCGGCGAGGGCCACTACGAGTTCCCCGACCGCTGTCCGGTCTGCGACAGCGCGGTGGAGTTCGACGGCCCCATCGCCTACTGCACCGGGGGACTGGCGTGCCCCGCCCAACTCCGGCGCGCGGTCGCGTACTACGCCAGCGACGACGGACTCGACCTCGACGGATTGGGCGGCGAGCGCGTCGAACAGCTCATCGACGCCGGACTCGTCGAGGACAGCATCGCGGACCTCTACGACGTGGAGAAGGACGACCTGCTCGAACTCGAAGGCTGGGGCGAGACGAGCGCGGAGAACCTGCTGGCGGAACTGGACGAGTCCAAGCACCCGCGCCTCGGCGACTTCCTCTCGGCGCTGGGCGTCCCGCGGGTCGGGCCGGCGACCGCCGACGACCTCGCCCGCGAGTTCGGGAGCCTGGACGCCGTGATGGACGCCGACCGCGAGGAACTCGAAGGCGTCTCCGGAATCGGCCCGAAGGTGGCCGCCCAGATTCGGGACTTCTTCGACTCCGAGCAGAACCGCCGGGTGGTCGAGCGCCTGCGCGCGGCGGGCGTCGACCCCGAAGTCGAGGCGGTCGAGGGCGGCGACGAACTCGCGGAGCTGACCTTCGTGTTCACCGGGTCGCTCGACGCCTACACCCGCGGAGAGGCCCAGAACCTCGTCGAAGACCACGGCGCGAACGCGACGACGAGCATCTCGGGCAACACCGACTACCTCGTGGTCGGCGAGGGCGCCGGGACGACGAAACTGGAGCAGGCCGACGAGGAGGGCGTCGAGCGACTGGACGAGGAGGAGTTCGAGGAACTGCTGGCGGAAAACGAAGTCGACGTCGAAAACGAGTAG
- a CDS encoding PRC-barrel domain containing protein, whose protein sequence is MVEFSDSDEGKPVKMDGEKVGMIKTVEHGTAYVDPDAGITDKIKAKLDWGERDEDTYPLQERAVDTITDDEIRLRSNL, encoded by the coding sequence ATGGTAGAATTCAGTGACAGCGACGAGGGCAAGCCCGTGAAGATGGACGGAGAGAAGGTCGGCATGATCAAGACGGTCGAGCACGGCACCGCCTACGTCGACCCGGACGCCGGCATCACCGACAAGATAAAGGCGAAACTCGACTGGGGCGAGCGAGACGAGGACACCTACCCGCTTCAGGAGCGGGCCGTCGACACCATCACGGACGACGAGATTCGCCTGCGGAGCAACCTGTAA
- a CDS encoding VOC family protein has protein sequence MTSPPDAGPLPKETRIGRSALRVSDVAEATEFYRDVVGLGVLRRAETTAVLGVEETPLLVLEGDEDAPQRRREGTGLYHNAFRLPSRAALGDALGRIRDRWRLGGASDHGVSEALYLTDPEGNGVEIYRDFPREEWPVADDDRVRMTTTPLDLDAVEGAAAGNQRVPPGTDIGHVHLEVSSLEAFRRFYVEVLGFEIQADAPGALFVSAGGYHHHVGANTWNHRTEPVGGRGLSWFEVVVPDADALDSVRERFADRGIPVAATDEGIAVDDEDGIEARLRAGSPE, from the coding sequence ATGACTTCACCACCGGACGCGGGCCCGTTGCCGAAGGAAACCCGCATCGGGCGGAGCGCGCTCCGAGTCTCGGACGTCGCGGAGGCGACCGAGTTCTATCGGGACGTGGTCGGACTCGGCGTTCTCCGCCGCGCCGAGACGACGGCGGTGCTCGGCGTCGAGGAGACGCCGCTCCTCGTGCTGGAGGGCGACGAGGACGCGCCGCAGCGACGTCGCGAGGGGACGGGACTCTATCACAACGCGTTCAGGCTGCCGTCGCGCGCGGCGCTCGGCGACGCGCTGGGCCGGATACGCGACCGCTGGAGACTCGGCGGCGCTTCCGACCACGGCGTCAGCGAAGCGCTGTACCTCACCGACCCGGAGGGCAACGGCGTCGAGATATACCGCGACTTCCCGCGCGAGGAGTGGCCGGTGGCCGACGACGACCGCGTTCGGATGACGACGACGCCGCTCGACCTCGACGCCGTCGAAGGCGCCGCCGCGGGCAACCAGCGGGTGCCGCCGGGTACCGATATCGGTCACGTCCACCTCGAAGTGTCCTCGTTGGAGGCGTTCCGGCGCTTCTACGTCGAGGTCCTCGGGTTCGAGATTCAGGCCGACGCGCCCGGCGCGCTGTTCGTGTCGGCGGGCGGCTATCACCACCACGTGGGGGCGAACACCTGGAACCACCGGACCGAACCGGTCGGCGGACGGGGTCTGTCGTGGTTCGAAGTGGTCGTCCCGGACGCGGACGCGCTCGATTCGGTTCGCGAACGGTTCGCCGACCGGGGGATTCCCGTCGCGGCGACGGACGAGGGTATCGCCGTCGACGACGAAGACGGTATCGAGGCTCGACTTCGCGCCGGGTCGCCGGAGTAG
- a CDS encoding ABC transporter ATP-binding protein yields the protein MTAIELDGVTKRYGDVVAVRDLSFTVEEGEVFGFLGPNGAGKSTTINMILDFVRPTDGDVRVLGNDAHRESVAVRERLGVLPEGFSVYDRLTGRQHLEFAIESKEVEDDPDAILDRVGLAGDGDRKAGGYSKGMAQRLVLGMALVGEPDMLILDEPSTGLDPQGARQMREIVQAEADRGATVFFSSHILGQVEAVCDRVGIMRDGELVAEDSIEGLREAAGGDTVLRVTVDSLTDEAVASVSALSGVSEVAREGDILRVTCEGDAKTRVISTLEESGATVEDFETEEASLEDLFMAYTTDGETEEVRA from the coding sequence ATGACCGCGATAGAACTCGACGGGGTGACCAAGCGGTACGGCGACGTCGTCGCCGTCCGCGACCTCTCGTTCACGGTCGAGGAAGGCGAAGTGTTCGGCTTCCTCGGGCCGAACGGCGCGGGCAAGTCCACGACCATCAACATGATCCTGGACTTCGTCCGGCCGACCGACGGCGACGTGCGCGTGCTGGGCAATGACGCCCACCGCGAGAGCGTCGCGGTGCGCGAGCGCCTCGGCGTGCTCCCCGAGGGCTTCTCGGTGTACGACCGACTCACGGGACGCCAGCACCTCGAATTCGCCATCGAATCCAAGGAGGTCGAAGACGACCCCGACGCCATCCTCGACCGCGTGGGCCTGGCGGGCGACGGCGACCGCAAGGCCGGCGGCTACTCGAAGGGGATGGCCCAGCGACTCGTCCTCGGGATGGCGCTGGTCGGCGAACCGGACATGCTCATCCTCGACGAACCCTCGACGGGACTGGACCCCCAGGGCGCGCGCCAGATGCGCGAGATCGTCCAGGCGGAGGCCGACCGGGGTGCGACCGTCTTCTTCTCCAGCCACATCCTGGGGCAGGTCGAGGCGGTCTGCGACCGCGTGGGCATCATGCGCGACGGCGAACTGGTCGCCGAGGACTCCATCGAGGGCCTGCGCGAGGCCGCGGGCGGCGACACCGTGCTCCGCGTGACCGTCGACTCGCTCACCGACGAGGCGGTCGCGTCCGTCAGCGCGCTGTCGGGCGTCTCGGAGGTGGCGCGCGAGGGCGATATCCTCCGGGTCACCTGCGAGGGCGACGCCAAGACCCGCGTCATCTCCACGCTGGAGGAGTCGGGCGCGACCGTCGAGGACTTCGAAACCGAGGAGGCGAGCCTGGAGGACCTCTTCATGGCCTACACCACCGACGGCGAAACCGAGGAGGTGCGAGCATGA